Proteins from a single region of Sphingomonas morindae:
- the secF gene encoding protein translocase subunit SecF, whose protein sequence is MRLLKIVPDNTNIGFVRLRGIAFAVTLLLSLASVGLVAARGLNLGVDFVGGLLIEAKFPTAAPLDAVRERIDGLDVGEASLQSFDPTTISIRLPLPRSTDEGANNALVAKVEGALSQSFPGVRYNRVETVSGKVSDELIWKGVLAVFLAIAGIALFGVFRFEWQFGVSTFVSILHDVLMTLGFFALTRLEFDLNIVAAVLTIVGYSINDKIVIDDRIRENLRKYRQMPIGELIDLSVNETLPRTVMTSLTILLALVSLLLFGGHVLRGFTAAMILGVIVGTYSSIYVSSSLLISLGIDKSRFKQVAAASDSRKAARANAERIAPKR, encoded by the coding sequence ATGCGCCTTCTCAAAATCGTCCCCGACAACACCAATATCGGCTTCGTCCGGCTGCGCGGCATCGCCTTTGCGGTGACGCTGCTGCTGTCGCTGGCCAGCGTCGGGCTGGTCGCCGCGCGCGGCCTCAACCTCGGCGTCGATTTCGTCGGCGGCCTGCTGATCGAGGCCAAATTCCCCACGGCCGCGCCGCTCGACGCGGTGCGCGAGCGGATCGACGGGCTCGATGTGGGCGAGGCGTCGCTCCAGTCCTTCGACCCCACCACCATCTCGATCCGCCTGCCGCTGCCGCGCTCGACCGACGAAGGCGCCAACAACGCGCTGGTCGCCAAGGTCGAGGGTGCGCTGAGCCAGAGCTTTCCCGGCGTCCGCTACAATCGCGTCGAGACGGTCTCGGGCAAGGTCTCTGACGAGCTGATCTGGAAGGGCGTGCTCGCCGTCTTCCTCGCCATCGCCGGCATCGCCCTGTTCGGCGTGTTCCGGTTCGAGTGGCAGTTCGGTGTCTCCACCTTCGTGTCGATCCTGCACGATGTGCTGATGACGCTCGGCTTCTTCGCGCTCACCCGGCTCGAATTCGATCTCAACATCGTCGCCGCGGTGCTGACGATCGTCGGCTATTCGATCAACGACAAGATCGTGATCGACGATCGCATCCGAGAGAATCTGCGCAAGTATCGGCAGATGCCGATCGGCGAGCTGATCGATCTCTCGGTCAACGAAACCCTGCCGCGCACGGTGATGACCTCGCTCACCATCCTGCTGGCGCTGGTGTCGCTGCTGCTGTTCGGCGGCCATGTGCTGCGCGGCTTCACGGCGGCGATGATCCTGGGCGTGATCGTCGGCACCTATTCCTCGATCTACGTCTCCTCCTCGCTGCTCATCTCGCTCGGCATCGACAAGTCGCGCTTCAAGCAGGTGGCCGCCGCGAGCGACTCCCGCAAGGCCGCGCGCGCCAATGCCGAGCGGATCGCGCCCAAGCGCTGA